From one Cyanobacterium stanieri PCC 7202 genomic stretch:
- a CDS encoding hypothetical protein (KEGG: syn:slr0398 hypothetical protein~SPTR: Slr0398 protein), translating to MTGINEKRGSRRVLAVCRALDEQSNFVGFTLDITTDGIHLIVEKSFIPDSSFELVLSHHEGSEILPSDVRINVEQMWRKSTNEEYDQIGAKIISTQQPEELAQLVAYCDQRAKEKYEFSLELV from the coding sequence ATGACGGGAATAAACGAAAAAAGGGGTAGCCGTCGAGTTTTGGCTGTTTGTCGAGCGCTCGATGAGCAAAGTAATTTTGTTGGTTTTACCCTTGATATTACTACCGATGGTATTCATTTGATCGTGGAAAAATCCTTTATCCCTGATTCATCTTTTGAGTTAGTCTTAAGTCATCATGAAGGTTCAGAAATTTTACCCTCTGATGTGAGAATCAATGTTGAGCAAATGTGGCGTAAATCTACCAATGAAGAATACGATCAAATTGGTGCTAAGATTATCAGTACACAACAACCAGAAGAATTGGCTCAATTAGTGGCTTATTGTGATCAAAGAGCAAAAGAAAAGTATGAGTTTTCCCTTGAGTTAGTTTAA
- a CDS encoding rfaE bifunctional protein (PFAM: pfkB family carbohydrate kinase~TIGRFAM: rfaE bifunctional protein, domain I~COGs: COG2870 ADP-heptose synthase bifunctional sugar kinase/adenylyltransferase~InterPro IPR011913:IPR011611:IPR002173~KEGG: cyc:PCC7424_0338 RfaE bifunctional protein~PFAM: PfkB domain protein~SPTR: RfaE bifunctional protein;~TIGRFAM: rfaE bifunctional protein) — protein sequence MSDERAFILRLKQKQDRLNQILDQFSNLDLLVIGDLTLDEFLTGEVERLSREAPVLILRHEETQQIPGGGANAVYNLAKLGAKIRVAGYVGDDIQGETLLKIFESAHIETGGIIKDGSRPTVTKTRIAGHARQSVTQQIVRVDRKSDDLPSEDLQSQLAHYIDSQLSHVSGVVCSDYGDGVFTQPIIASSLNHHLLVVDTQKDLHRFCGATLFTPNLPEAELAVGYAIKDEASLLRAGKDLLDKTQAEYMLITRGEEGMSLFCYQDTQLQVEHIPAFNRTDVFDVTGAGDTVVAALSLALCSGATPWEAAVLGNLAASIVVRVFGTATTSIEEMKEALNIYLEEN from the coding sequence ATGAGTGATGAACGGGCATTTATCCTTAGATTAAAACAAAAACAAGATCGACTCAACCAGATTTTGGATCAATTTTCCAATCTTGACTTATTGGTAATTGGTGACTTGACTTTGGATGAGTTTTTAACTGGAGAAGTTGAGCGTTTATCTAGGGAAGCCCCTGTTTTAATTTTACGCCACGAGGAAACTCAACAGATTCCGGGGGGTGGTGCTAATGCTGTTTATAATTTGGCGAAGTTGGGGGCAAAAATTAGGGTGGCAGGATATGTGGGGGATGACATTCAAGGAGAGACTTTATTAAAAATTTTTGAGTCAGCCCATATCGAGACAGGGGGAATCATCAAGGATGGTAGTCGCCCGACAGTGACTAAAACCCGTATTGCTGGTCATGCTAGGCAGTCCGTTACTCAACAAATTGTCAGGGTTGATCGTAAATCAGACGATTTACCTTCCGAGGATTTACAATCACAGTTAGCTCATTATATCGATAGTCAATTATCCCATGTGAGTGGAGTAGTTTGTTCGGATTATGGTGATGGGGTATTTACTCAACCTATTATTGCTTCTTCTTTAAATCATCATTTGTTGGTAGTGGATACCCAGAAAGATTTACATCGCTTTTGTGGGGCGACTCTTTTTACCCCAAATTTACCCGAAGCTGAGTTGGCGGTAGGTTATGCCATCAAGGATGAGGCTAGTTTACTGAGGGCTGGAAAAGATTTGTTGGATAAAACCCAAGCCGAGTATATGTTGATTACTAGGGGTGAGGAGGGGATGAGTCTGTTTTGTTATCAAGATACTCAACTACAGGTTGAACATATCCCTGCTTTTAATCGTACCGATGTTTTTGATGTCACGGGTGCTGGAGATACGGTGGTGGCGGCACTGTCTTTGGCTTTGTGCAGTGGGGCAACTCCTTGGGAGGCAGCAGTTTTGGGCAATTTGGCGGCTAGTATCGTCGTTAGGGTATTTGGTACTGCCACTACTTCTATTGAGGAAATGAAAGAAGCCCTTAATATATATTTAGAGGAAAACTAG
- a CDS encoding hypothetical protein (KEGG: cyt:cce_1083 hypothetical protein~SPTR: Putative uncharacterized protein) yields MDINWDKLATIEELKPYFEKDPEKFKQQVKKHLQEWSTINSDDLDKLAFLRALEITNGCTQWAYRRQDKECLSLEKTRECMHLSMSSIKNKKIPLANGEFITFSSEIENLIDTGRDLYIEAFKRNLPRQTQEFYALSTAQFLTYGKTRMEQAFIKIRENYLHYFGDFYINKGINYVKPYIS; encoded by the coding sequence ATGGACATCAATTGGGATAAATTAGCCACCATCGAAGAACTAAAACCCTACTTTGAAAAAGACCCAGAAAAATTTAAACAACAGGTAAAAAAACATCTCCAAGAATGGTCAACCATTAACAGCGATGACCTAGACAAACTAGCCTTTTTACGGGCCTTAGAAATTACCAACGGCTGTACCCAATGGGCATACCGCAGACAAGACAAAGAATGTCTTTCCCTCGAAAAAACCAGAGAATGTATGCACCTCTCCATGTCATCTATTAAAAACAAAAAAATTCCCCTCGCCAACGGCGAATTTATTACCTTTTCCTCAGAAATTGAAAACCTCATTGACACGGGCAGAGATTTATATATAGAAGCCTTTAAAAGAAACTTACCCAGACAAACCCAAGAATTTTACGCCCTATCCACCGCCCAATTTTTAACCTACGGCAAAACAAGAATGGAACAAGCCTTTATCAAAATTAGAGAAAACTATCTTCACTACTTTGGTGACTTTTATATCAACAAAGGTATCAACTACGTCAAACCCTATATATCATAG
- a CDS encoding ComEC/Rec2-related protein (PFAM: Competence protein~TIGRFAM: ComEC/Rec2-related protein~COGs: COG0658 membrane metal-binding protein~InterPro IPR004477:IPR017871~KEGG: cyt:cce_1847 competence protein~PFAM: ComEC/Rec2-related protein~SPTR: Competence protein;~TIGRFAM: ComEC/Rec2-related protein): protein MLNRNSYKIYLLIISYVIGLLLTGLSIIPSKEILLILGVVVISIIIAFSIPLKWHFAPSKIWWLMAGLIIISSYYYYQWRLPKPSNLDISYQLNQIENSFDNTLRVRGKIISPLQVNRNQRARFTLEAKEFEGEKVEGKLYVTAPLLETINLFPSMEITLIGRLYQPPVASQPGGFDFASFLSRQGIWAGFTADEVELNQFGNVYQQSVNWLRQRVITTHVRNLNIPYGTLVSAMVIGGRGVDLSFEIQDSFRDAGLAHVLAASGFHVSLLLGFVCWLSKRFSARWRLSIGLISLFFYLTLTGFYPSVLRASFMGVGVLIALLDDNRRINVLPSLFLTGLILLLINPLWIWDLGFQLSFLATFGLIVTLPAIISRLNFLPTNIAALIAVPLSATIWVLPLQGYIFNRLPLYSVLTNVIVSPLVFMVSLGGIITGFFGLFFPLIASAISLILYPITWLLIKIVEISNNLPFSSLAVGNISLMVILITYAIYMAIYYNKKLQKRWKELTIFIIFLIIIPLSYQRINLTQVTLIRSNPQPIIIIENKFKNYLINLPPKNNLNYLLTNFLNHQGINNIDLIIAAANQQNNLSLHYLNRKTNIKNIYNHQDNNLDNQIKLNFISHNLDIITWEIKGKKWMIVNTSEIIDPDISTLGKIDTLIWSGNNLSMEKIEQINPSTAINYNFLHREKEDILQSQNIKTYSLNQQSTIQWQPDIGFKPYQQTLY, encoded by the coding sequence ATGCTTAATCGAAATAGTTATAAAATATATTTGCTGATCATATCCTATGTTATCGGCTTATTATTAACAGGATTAAGTATTATTCCGAGTAAGGAAATATTACTCATTTTAGGGGTTGTTGTAATTAGTATCATCATCGCTTTTAGCATACCCTTAAAATGGCATTTTGCCCCCTCCAAAATATGGTGGTTAATGGCTGGTTTGATCATTATTAGTAGTTACTATTACTACCAATGGAGACTGCCAAAACCCTCCAATCTTGATATAAGCTATCAATTAAACCAGATAGAAAATAGTTTTGATAATACCCTCAGAGTAAGAGGGAAAATTATCAGTCCTTTACAGGTAAATCGTAATCAGAGAGCAAGATTTACCCTCGAAGCAAAAGAATTTGAGGGAGAAAAAGTAGAAGGAAAATTATATGTTACTGCTCCTTTATTAGAAACCATTAACCTCTTTCCTTCCATGGAAATAACCTTAATAGGGAGGCTATACCAACCACCAGTGGCAAGTCAACCGGGGGGATTTGATTTTGCCAGTTTTCTATCAAGACAAGGTATTTGGGCTGGTTTCACCGCAGACGAAGTAGAGTTAAATCAATTTGGTAATGTTTATCAACAGTCTGTAAATTGGTTAAGACAACGGGTAATCACAACCCATGTACGTAATCTTAATATTCCCTATGGTACTTTAGTTAGTGCCATGGTGATTGGTGGTAGGGGGGTAGATTTATCCTTTGAGATTCAAGATTCTTTTCGAGATGCGGGATTAGCTCATGTTTTGGCGGCTTCTGGGTTTCATGTATCTTTGTTGTTGGGCTTTGTGTGCTGGTTAAGCAAAAGGTTTTCTGCTAGATGGCGTTTGAGTATCGGCTTAATTAGTTTATTTTTTTATCTTACTCTCACGGGTTTTTATCCTTCGGTGTTGAGGGCTAGTTTTATGGGGGTAGGGGTATTAATTGCCCTTCTGGACGATAATCGCCGAATCAATGTTTTGCCCAGTTTGTTTTTGACGGGGTTAATTTTGTTATTGATTAATCCTTTGTGGATATGGGATTTAGGTTTTCAGCTAAGTTTTTTGGCAACTTTTGGTTTAATTGTCACTCTCCCTGCTATTATTTCTCGTTTAAATTTTTTACCAACTAATATTGCTGCCCTAATTGCTGTACCTTTATCTGCTACTATTTGGGTTTTACCTTTACAGGGTTACATTTTTAATCGTCTTCCTCTCTACAGTGTTTTAACTAATGTTATTGTTTCTCCTTTGGTTTTTATGGTTAGTTTAGGAGGAATTATAACGGGTTTTTTTGGTTTATTTTTTCCCCTTATAGCCAGTGCGATCTCCCTTATATTGTATCCTATTACATGGTTATTGATTAAGATTGTAGAAATTAGCAATAATTTACCTTTTTCTTCCCTTGCGGTGGGTAATATTTCTCTTATGGTAATTTTAATTACTTATGCTATTTATATGGCAATTTATTATAACAAAAAACTTCAAAAAAGATGGAAAGAATTAACAATTTTTATTATTTTTTTAATCATTATTCCTCTTAGTTATCAAAGAATAAATTTAACTCAAGTTACTCTAATTAGAAGTAATCCACAACCCATTATTATTATCGAAAATAAATTTAAAAACTATCTTATTAATTTGCCCCCAAAAAATAATCTTAATTATCTTCTAACCAACTTCCTCAATCATCAAGGAATAAATAACATTGACTTAATTATAGCTGCCGCAAATCAGCAAAATAATTTATCTCTCCATTATTTAAACCGAAAAACAAATATCAAGAACATTTATAACCATCAAGATAATAACTTAGATAACCAAATAAAACTTAATTTTATATCCCATAACCTAGACATCATTACATGGGAAATAAAAGGAAAAAAGTGGATGATAGTTAACACATCAGAAATCATTGACCCAGATATTTCAACCCTAGGTAAAATAGACACTTTAATATGGTCAGGGAATAATTTATCTATGGAAAAAATCGAACAAATAAACCCATCCACTGCTATTAATTACAACTTTCTTCATAGAGAAAAAGAAGATATATTGCAATCACAAAATATCAAAACATATTCTCTAAATCAACAAAGCACTATTCAATGGCAACCAGATATAGGTTTTAAACCATACCAACAAACCCTGTATTAA
- a CDS encoding TonB family protein (PFAM: Gram-negative bacterial tonB protein~TIGRFAM: TonB family C-terminal domain~InterPro IPR006260~KEGG: cyc:PCC7424_0339 TonB family protein~SPTR: TonB family protein;~TIGRFAM: TonB family protein): MVVTANRKASSLSKFKKPFKKINWALLTSIAVHGAFFALILPELNLNSESENADISGETNVIELNALEQTRLPDFSGPQRFANFNNLNVPTDMENGIDGIPIPNFDALPFSSYDNSFSSLPTPPPLPPISGSFDSNYGGSIVNIPAPRDLPAPPPISFNNNLPNPPSFNDSPITSNNFDNLEGNVIDIVPRSPEQEAEIRRAIFQGREDENIPSPRDVFNNRNSSIARNQTPDDETLVNIISNNPTINTDSENSTPRITSRDENVSDEEARKNYVAWLQDVNNPTPQEITMAGYYPQEACNGNIEGTVTYGINVNSDGTVVDHQLIKSSGYPLLNNQALEQIRARAFDNATGGNKPYHVYVEFQPSNDICGSTAANTPQNNTPVAPPTNNQTPTTPPPSDNPEPEINSSGVTPAQLNINPPANPPQTPESVRDILSNSQSQNTSSNGNDGQENSEEEENNGAASLGEEPIIPENTELEVEFID, from the coding sequence ATGGTAGTCACGGCGAATCGTAAGGCATCCTCCCTCAGCAAATTCAAAAAGCCATTCAAAAAAATTAACTGGGCATTACTTACCTCCATAGCAGTCCATGGGGCATTCTTTGCCCTGATTTTACCAGAACTAAATCTTAATTCTGAGTCCGAAAATGCTGATATATCTGGGGAAACCAACGTTATTGAATTAAACGCCCTTGAACAAACCAGACTCCCAGATTTTTCTGGGCCTCAAAGATTTGCTAACTTCAACAACTTAAATGTCCCTACCGATATGGAAAATGGTATCGATGGTATTCCCATCCCTAATTTTGATGCCCTACCATTTTCCTCCTACGATAACTCCTTTTCCTCCTTACCTACTCCTCCCCCCTTACCACCCATCTCAGGAAGTTTTGACTCCAACTATGGAGGCAGTATTGTTAACATTCCAGCCCCCAGAGACTTACCAGCCCCCCCTCCCATCAGCTTTAATAATAATTTGCCAAATCCTCCGAGCTTTAATGATAGTCCTATTACCAGCAATAACTTTGACAACTTAGAAGGGAATGTCATTGATATTGTACCAAGATCCCCTGAACAAGAAGCAGAAATTCGTCGAGCAATTTTTCAAGGCAGAGAAGATGAAAATATCCCCTCCCCAAGGGATGTATTTAATAATCGTAATTCCTCGATCGCCCGAAATCAAACCCCCGACGATGAAACCCTTGTTAACATAATTTCCAATAACCCCACTATCAACACTGACAGCGAAAACTCAACCCCAAGAATCACCAGCAGGGATGAGAATGTTAGTGACGAGGAAGCCAGAAAAAACTATGTCGCTTGGCTTCAAGATGTCAATAATCCGACTCCCCAAGAAATTACCATGGCAGGATATTATCCCCAAGAGGCTTGTAATGGCAATATCGAGGGTACTGTTACTTATGGTATTAATGTTAATAGTGATGGCACCGTAGTAGATCATCAATTGATTAAAAGTTCAGGGTATCCCCTACTCAATAATCAAGCCCTTGAACAAATCAGAGCGAGGGCTTTTGACAATGCCACAGGAGGCAACAAACCCTATCATGTCTATGTAGAATTTCAACCGAGCAATGATATATGTGGTTCCACTGCCGCTAACACCCCACAAAACAATACTCCCGTTGCCCCCCCCACAAATAATCAAACACCTACTACCCCTCCTCCTTCTGATAATCCCGAACCAGAAATTAATTCATCGGGGGTAACTCCTGCCCAACTAAATATTAATCCCCCTGCCAACCCTCCTCAAACTCCCGAGTCTGTGAGAGATATTCTTTCTAATTCTCAATCTCAGAATACCTCATCTAATGGCAATGATGGTCAAGAAAATTCTGAAGAGGAGGAAAATAATGGTGCCGCTTCCCTCGGAGAAGAGCCTATTATCCCAGAAAATACCGAGTTAGAAGTAGAATTTATCGATTAA
- a CDS encoding Ycf66 family protein (PFAM: Ycf66 protein N-terminus~InterPro IPR010004~KEGG: cyt:cce_1369 hypothetical protein~PFAM: Ycf66 family protein~SPTR: Putative uncharacterized protein): MLTYFLAIIIVIASLNLYFTAFIRPKIHRRDDFLWSALGLFYGLTLWICAGRITGALLLSQFAIITVAIAFIWENMKLRKAWLTNENNTLEGFSVLSLILNTLGKLSKSPKKQPPENVISKEDKIEEKTTEENFPEITPEIKEALDKVEEEVVTPVGQTVEEEVSDTQETIKENISELKENISELEDKVESLAEDKEEESNSIVAEEKEEASPQKKGFLGGILGGIFGKKKQQNIPVKEVKNDEEEIEDNFVDSVAEEEESNDNFFDDHQESPEDIPTVVEESPSDELNLTEASPDEETVLEVSPDANTVLEDEQDNDIIADEIGEEIEDTEVDVSEDGEITTEEKQDTQDSPESISELVEEEMTSDNTDLVEEVEAEIPEEETINSLDDLTDKLTPESMEEETSDVLDNEKEEEKSDTKEDESFDDILENWDKKD; this comes from the coding sequence ATGTTAACTTACTTTCTCGCCATTATTATTGTCATTGCCAGTTTAAATTTATATTTCACTGCTTTTATTCGCCCCAAAATTCACCGTCGAGATGATTTTCTCTGGAGTGCTTTAGGTTTGTTTTATGGTTTGACTTTATGGATTTGTGCAGGAAGAATCACTGGCGCCCTTTTACTTTCTCAATTTGCCATTATAACCGTTGCGATCGCCTTTATTTGGGAAAATATGAAGTTAAGAAAGGCATGGTTAACTAACGAAAACAATACCCTAGAAGGATTTTCTGTGCTGAGTTTGATTCTCAACACCCTAGGTAAACTATCAAAGTCTCCCAAAAAACAACCCCCTGAAAATGTAATTTCCAAAGAAGATAAAATAGAGGAAAAAACAACCGAAGAAAATTTCCCTGAAATTACTCCCGAAATTAAAGAAGCCTTGGATAAGGTAGAGGAAGAAGTTGTGACTCCCGTAGGGCAAACTGTGGAAGAAGAAGTTTCTGATACCCAAGAAACTATCAAAGAGAATATATCAGAATTAAAAGAAAATATTTCAGAATTAGAGGACAAAGTAGAGTCTTTGGCAGAAGATAAAGAGGAAGAGTCTAACTCTATAGTTGCCGAAGAAAAAGAAGAAGCATCACCGCAGAAAAAAGGTTTTCTTGGTGGTATTTTGGGAGGTATTTTTGGCAAGAAAAAACAGCAAAATATTCCAGTAAAAGAAGTCAAGAATGATGAAGAAGAAATAGAAGATAATTTTGTTGATAGTGTCGCAGAAGAAGAAGAAAGCAATGATAACTTTTTTGATGACCATCAAGAATCTCCCGAGGATATTCCCACTGTCGTAGAAGAATCTCCCTCCGATGAATTGAATTTGACGGAGGCTTCCCCCGATGAAGAAACTGTGTTGGAGGTTTCCCCCGATGCAAACACTGTGTTGGAAGATGAGCAGGACAATGATATTATCGCCGATGAAATAGGAGAAGAGATAGAAGATACGGAGGTTGATGTATCTGAAGATGGGGAAATAACCACTGAAGAAAAACAGGATACCCAAGACTCTCCAGAATCAATCTCGGAATTGGTGGAGGAAGAAATGACTTCTGATAATACTGACTTGGTGGAAGAAGTGGAAGCAGAAATACCCGAGGAGGAAACTATTAACTCTTTAGATGATTTAACTGATAAGTTGACTCCAGAATCTATGGAAGAAGAAACTTCTGATGTTTTAGATAATGAAAAAGAGGAGGAAAAGTCTGATACAAAGGAGGATGAAAGTTTTGATGATATTTTAGAAAATTGGGATAAAAAGGATTAA
- a CDS encoding efflux transporter, RND family, MFP subunit (TIGRFAM: RND family efflux transporter, MFP subunit~COGs: COG1566 Multidrug resistance efflux pump~InterPro IPR003997:IPR006143~KEGG: cyc:PCC7424_0926 efflux transporter, RND family, MFP subunit~PFAM: secretion protein HlyD family protein~SPTR: Efflux transporter, RND family, MFP subunit;~TIGRFAM: efflux transporter, RND family, MFP subunit), whose amino-acid sequence MTVSNVEKEKNPLPWIIGAMIGGILLLGGATYGILNRPNAASRLDENTVLVTERPLTLEINASGVVQPVQSVNISPKNPGILTRLLVEQGSIVQEGQPIAVMENEQLFAQGAQAQARLTEAQASAQESDVRTRADLQVLETRLAQAVATLEESRRRIPLRSEQLRSQLREAESRLRLAEIQAQRNQALLEEGVIAQDEFDQSANEFLVAQARIQEIVQRIQEVENTAEPEIRRLEASIAEIQASIQERQVRGEAEIQRLQANIQAAEASLKIAEIQFQDTFITAPFDGIVTQKFASEGAFVTPTTSASATTSATSTSIIALARGLEIVAKVPEIDLSQIQIGQPVEIVADAYPDQVFQGVVQKVAPEAIVEQNVTSFEVTIAIPEQQEGLLSRMNVEVTFLGEEVNRALTVPTVAIVTEEGQTGVMVPDDNNQPEFRPVTIGISVNDQTQILSGLSSGERVFVDLSN is encoded by the coding sequence ATGACAGTCAGCAACGTTGAGAAAGAAAAAAATCCTCTTCCTTGGATTATCGGGGCAATGATCGGGGGTATACTGTTACTAGGGGGCGCCACCTACGGTATTCTCAATCGTCCCAATGCCGCCAGTAGATTAGATGAAAACACCGTCTTGGTTACAGAAAGACCTTTAACCCTCGAAATAAATGCTAGTGGGGTAGTCCAACCTGTCCAAAGTGTAAACATTAGTCCCAAAAATCCTGGTATTCTGACTCGTTTATTAGTAGAGCAGGGTAGTATCGTTCAAGAAGGGCAACCCATCGCCGTTATGGAAAATGAACAGCTTTTTGCCCAAGGCGCCCAAGCTCAAGCCAGACTTACCGAAGCCCAAGCATCCGCCCAAGAGTCCGATGTACGTACCCGTGCGGACTTACAAGTATTAGAAACCCGTTTAGCCCAAGCCGTGGCAACCCTCGAAGAATCACGCAGAAGAATTCCCCTACGCTCCGAGCAGTTGCGATCGCAACTTAGGGAAGCAGAATCAAGACTCAGACTCGCCGAAATTCAAGCCCAAAGAAATCAAGCCCTCCTCGAAGAAGGAGTAATCGCCCAAGATGAATTTGATCAAAGTGCCAACGAATTTTTAGTCGCCCAAGCCAGAATCCAAGAAATAGTCCAACGCATTCAAGAAGTAGAAAACACCGCCGAACCAGAAATAAGAAGATTAGAAGCCAGTATCGCCGAAATTCAAGCCTCAATCCAAGAAAGACAGGTGAGAGGAGAAGCCGAAATTCAAAGACTTCAAGCCAACATCCAAGCCGCCGAAGCCAGTTTAAAAATAGCCGAGATTCAATTTCAAGATACCTTTATCACCGCCCCCTTTGACGGTATTGTTACCCAAAAATTTGCCTCAGAGGGTGCTTTTGTCACCCCCACCACCTCCGCATCTGCCACCACCTCCGCCACCTCCACCTCCATCATTGCCCTAGCCAGAGGCTTAGAAATAGTTGCCAAAGTGCCAGAAATTGACCTTAGCCAGATACAAATCGGGCAACCCGTGGAAATCGTCGCCGATGCCTATCCTGATCAAGTATTTCAAGGAGTAGTACAAAAAGTTGCACCAGAGGCGATCGTGGAACAAAACGTAACCTCCTTTGAAGTAACCATCGCCATCCCCGAACAACAAGAAGGACTCCTTTCCCGTATGAACGTTGAAGTCACCTTTTTAGGAGAAGAAGTAAACAGAGCCTTAACAGTGCCTACCGTCGCCATCGTTACCGAAGAAGGACAAACAGGGGTAATGGTACCTGATGACAACAATCAGCCCGAATTTCGCCCCGTCACCATCGGTATATCAGTAAATGATCAAACCCAAATCCTCAGCGGATTAAGCTCAGGAGAAAGAGTCTTTGTTGACCTCTCCAACTAA
- a CDS encoding PetN family protein (PFAM: PetN~InterPro IPR005497~KEGG: mar:MAE_26100 cytochrome b6-f complex subunit VIII~PFAM: PetN family protein~SPTR: Cytochrome b6-f complex subunit 8;~manually curated) produces MDILTLGWVGVLSLFTWSIAMVVWGRKGF; encoded by the coding sequence ATGGATATTCTTACTTTAGGTTGGGTTGGTGTACTTTCTTTATTTACATGGTCTATTGCAATGGTAGTGTGGGGGCGTAAAGGTTTTTAA
- a CDS encoding CAB/ELIP/HLIP family protein (PFAM: Chlorophyll A-B binding protein~KEGG: cyt:cce_4826 CAB/ELIP/HLIP family protein~SPTR: Probable CAB/ELIP/HLIP family protein), producing the protein MNTRTNTYVTEDQGRLNNYAVEPKMYVDSSQQFGFNKYAEKLNGRLAMIGFISLIGFEVLTGQGLISWLTNL; encoded by the coding sequence ATGAATACTCGCACTAATACATACGTAACCGAAGATCAAGGTCGCTTAAACAACTATGCAGTTGAGCCTAAAATGTACGTTGATTCTAGTCAGCAATTCGGTTTCAACAAATATGCTGAAAAATTAAACGGTCGTTTAGCGATGATTGGTTTTATTTCCCTCATCGGTTTTGAAGTATTAACTGGTCAAGGTTTAATTTCTTGGTTAACTAACCTATAA